The genomic interval ACTAAACATTAAGACTGTATTATGATGGAAAGACTTGGGTACTGATGTGCATTGTTATGCGTTGCATTCATGAATTTTTTATACAACCAGAGGTGCTGCCTGGCCAAGATGTGTTCTAAGGATAGATGCTTACTCATGCTAGGAATCAGTTTGGAATTGAGCACATTATGCGATCTCTCGATctgtaaaataattgaaagtCACTATTCCTGCCCTATagtaggggagagcggggcaaAATGTAACACAAATTTTTGTGTTAAACAAGTGGAACAAGTGGTTGCATCGGAGcttgaataatgcatttcaaattaaatactcaaaatttctctctctttgtctccaacaAACAGCGAGAAATTTCAATGAATATTTTGGGATAtaaaattgcaaaataaaagtctgttttggGTATatgtaatagattttttttttttttaccatgaagTATTTTCCAGgtgctgtattgtgtgtatgtgaaggaatccaaatgtatgttaTCGTAAACCGTCTTTttggttctccataatacagtgtaatcatgtttggtattgtcggaaagccgatgtcatggggaaTAAGTTGGTGTCTTAGATGGTGTGGTATAGTGGGCGCTGACTGAAGACATTGATATCTATGTGTCAGCGCCCAGCCAGCTATGAAGGTCAATTTGGTGTGACAGGCTAACAGAAATAGCACAAGCAGGATCTTTCATGTACTGCTTTGTTATGATTGTGCCTTTATTTGATTACTTTATTTGATGATTTGATGGCTGGATATATAAGGGAAAAGTGGAATGGTTCGACTCGTCAACATTGTTTCCTGCATGCCATTTGAGTATAGCGTTTACatacacattttgcaccattatATATTGTCGTTACTGTtcaataaattgcattcactttaatcTGGCCTTCCACTTTAACTCTTACGTAGCAGGATCCACAATAGTATCGATACGCCAGAGGCACGTCTGcatctaccaagatagataTCGGACTGcatagagccacactactggcagaTAATTTGCATTCTCCTTCTATATATagctgttagcacagaggaaaggttaaaacattattttggagtcagataatcaagatcattaaataaataccacTCCAGAAGCACCAGGTAAGACTACGCCCTTTGTCACTTccactgtttggtgtatctgaggggattTTTACAATAGCATGCCAGCTTGCTAGGATTGCTAGCCAGTCGAAAGTGCAGACACATCCCAGGCGGGTTAAATTTAATGCAGTGTTTCATATGCCGCCAGTGATGGAAAGTACTTGTAGCAGCAGAGTTTTCCACTAATAAATTGTATGCTATCAATGACAAAATACAGTAGGCCAACTAGAGTGTTTTCAATCGATCCCATCATGACATCTCTTAAGCTTCTATATACATTACAATGTACATAACAGTGTGAATTATACACAGTGAAAGACATACAAACATGTAGCTACACAATGCAGAataattagctcagacaaaAAAGTAGTCTGTATTTGGTttcagaaaataagaaatagaAAGAGAACCATTATGGGCCTCCAGGGAGGTCTTTGATAtgttggaaataaaacaaaactttttttaaattaacagcttgttgtCGATAGACTATTGTCTACCTAATTGATTGCAGTTATTCAGCTCAGACCTTATcttcataaaacatatttaactcAATTTAACATCAGTGAGAAATAGCTTAGCTAATCTTTATGTGTGAACTGATATAGCTTTTTGGATTGAAAAGGGAAGACATCGAACAGGAACCAGAGcataatgtacagtcttgtgatAAGTTTTCACTGAATGCATATTTTAGGCTAtgagaaacatttaaatgtaatcaataaATAGAGtaaagtctgtgttttccctgaTCTCCCCTACCCGAATGTCTATGCTGGCAAGAGATAGCCAGAGGTTTGGGACTTGCTGACATAGCTAAAAATGCTAGTCCTGGATTCTCGCGTGGATGCTTTCACAATTTGTTCCAGTTATATGCATCACAGAGGTTGACCCTGTAGTGTTCTGCAATTTGGAGGAAGTGGCTCATCGCCTGAATGCCCTTCTCACATGCTGCCTGTGGAAGCTGTGGAGAGTCATTCATTAGCTGGTGCATCTGTCCACAACGTTGGCACTCTTTCTGGGGTTGGTGAGAGAACAGTTTACCTCCAGATGCCAGAGCAGGTGATTCTGAGATTTTAGGGCAACAAAAGCCTCCAGTCACGTAAAGTTCGCCCAGATGTACGAGTGCATCTCAACTGGATTTAGGCTACTGTGGTATGGTGCACAGCTCAAGTTTTTTTCAGCCATAAACCGGTGTTCTGGACGATCAGATATCTTATCTAGGAACTGAtgcctgaatgtaaatgtagtgtCCACTCATTATCATatggacaaagaaatacaaaaattaaaataaataaatgaatcaagaaataaataaatacaggaatacccatttatgtcagattttattaattaatttatttctgtgtgtacattcattatctttttacattttacattttttacattatatttattaattcattcatttattgagtaatttatttgtttacttatttttaattttggccTTTTTGGTCCTCCATACCTGAAAGGGGGGAACTATTTATAaacgtgctgtaatttctacacgatgaaaccaaaatgtattaaaaaaataccctgaaataaaagctgagaatgtccactgaattgtttgattacaaatctaaaatggtgGCGTACAgaaccaaataataaaaaagtctttgtttcaaacattgtgtgtgcatgtataagTGCCGTTAtgggctgtgtttttatttgtatagtgcttttttacagagaattgtcacaaagatgctttacagggTAGAAGACATACTCATCAGAGAAAGTTTATTCTGAACCAGGATGAATGCAACTTTACATCGAACTTGAAAGGCCTAGATTTTAGATCATGAAGAGATTGTGAGAACAAGATTTGAGATTGAGGGCAATGAgctgacagagaaacagacagctgCTCTCTTTCCATCCCCTAACTCCTCATTTGCTCACTAAACCTTGCAAATCTCAGTGGCAATCCTAAGAAGGCAAAATCAAAAGCCTTAACAACCAAGGTGTAGGTCAAATGGCTGATTATTACCAAAGGTAAACCCATCAGTTCGTCTCAATCCCCTTCCTGCTGAcaaccctctccctccctgcccccccatgTATAATCCCAATTGAGACTACTTAGAAGAGTATAAAACCACACTTAGGGTACCTGGCACACAACAGGATCTGACAACCACAGGAGACCTgacttctctcctcccctccataGATCTTCTCCCATCCTTTCTCAAGAGCCCACACAAGCCAAGATGAACGGCACTGAGGGTAAAGACTTCTACATCCCTATGTCCAACCGGACGGGGTTGGTGAGGAGCCCATTCGAATACCCCCAGTACTACCTAGGAGAACCGTGGCAGTTCAAGATGCTGGCTGCCTACATGTTCTTTCTCATCTGCTTTGGCTTCCCCATTAATGCCCTGACACTGGTGGTAACTGCTCAGCACAAGAAGCTCCGACAACCTCTCAACTTCATCCTTGTCAACTTGGCTGTGGCTGGCTTGATCATGGTCGTGTTTGGATTCACAATTACCTTCTACACCGCCATTAATGGCTACTTTGTCTTTGGGACCATGGGCTGTGCCATTGAGGGCTTCATGTCAACTCTTGGAGGTAAGACATTTAACCATCCTCTAGACTCTCTTGAATGCCAACCTTCTGTGCTGATCGACCTAGTTCTGTTTGTGGTCTATGAATATTTAACGACAGACCTAACTCACCCTTGCATTCTATTCTGGCAGGTTTACACTGTAttgctggatgtgtgtgtgtacaatataATCAATGTTAACAAGCATTAGAACACAGGTGAAGCATTCTTGCGTAAATTTAATTCATTGAAACGCTTTCCTTTTGGAACTGCAAAAGGATAAAATCCCCTCTCTATGACACTGTTTCACTTTCAATGCAAGTTTTCAAACAATcaataataatcacaaaacTGAGTTAAAAACAAGCCAGACTGCTGTTGTCAAGGTAGAATTGGCCATCTCTTATCAGTCCCTGTTGTTAACCACCGCCATCTCTCTTCCCTACACAGGTCAGGTGTCTCTCTGGTCCCTGGTGGTGCTGGCCGTTGAGAGATACATAGTGGTCTGCAAACCCATGGGTAGCTTCAAATTCACCTCCACCCATGCTATGGCTGGCATTGTATTCACCTGGATAATGGCTATGGCATGTGCTGCCCCACCCCTGGGTGGCTGGTCCCGGTAAGTCAGGCATTTGATGATAAATCAGCAGACcccactgtatttatttttatattatatatattttactataGAAATGATTAAGTGTACTTTCTTCCCATTCAACACAGGTACATCCCTGAGGGCTTGCAATGCTCCTGTGGGCCTGATTACTACACCCTGAACCCAGACTACAACAATGAGTCCTATGTGATGTATATGTTCAGCTGCCACTTCTGTGTGCCCGTCTTCCTCATTTTCTTCACATACGGCAGCCTGGTTTGCACAGTCAAGGCGGTAAGAATCACACTAAATTTGTTGGGGCAAGTGGGAGCAAAGAACACATTTGTGGGAAGTGAAGTCATTGCTGTTGTTTCCTGTAAATATACGAGCCCTGAGAGAGCGGTGCTCCCTGCAAAGATTTTGTATGTTAGCTTGGTTCCATGAGAAGCCATATTACATCACACCTAttgcctatttattttttaagtacaaGTTTTGGttttacaaaattaaaaggTGGTAATATATCATTTTCTGTGGCAAGCAGTTCAGTATAGATGGCCAGTATAATGTGCCTGTACCAAACAATATTATttcttgtgtgtttatatggtTGGCTCTATTGTACGGCTCTCTTGACCTTGTGTGTCTGTCCTactctcttcctcctcaggcTGCCGCCACCCAGCAGGACTCTGCCTCCACCCAGAAAGCAGAGAAGGAAGTGACACGCATGGTCATCTTGATGGTTCTGGGTTTCCTGGTGGCCTGGTCCCCTTATGCTAGCTATGCT from Anguilla rostrata isolate EN2019 chromosome 11, ASM1855537v3, whole genome shotgun sequence carries:
- the LOC135234841 gene encoding green-sensitive opsin-3 produces the protein MNGTEGKDFYIPMSNRTGLVRSPFEYPQYYLGEPWQFKMLAAYMFFLICFGFPINALTLVVTAQHKKLRQPLNFILVNLAVAGLIMVVFGFTITFYTAINGYFVFGTMGCAIEGFMSTLGGQVSLWSLVVLAVERYIVVCKPMGSFKFTSTHAMAGIVFTWIMAMACAAPPLGGWSRYIPEGLQCSCGPDYYTLNPDYNNESYVMYMFSCHFCVPVFLIFFTYGSLVCTVKAAAATQQDSASTQKAEKEVTRMVILMVLGFLVAWSPYASYAAYIFLNKGVAFTAQSMAVPAFFAKTSALFNPIIYVLLNKQFRNCMLTTLFCGKNPMGDDESSSVSASSKTEVSSVSPA